A genome region from Hevea brasiliensis isolate MT/VB/25A 57/8 chromosome 9, ASM3005281v1, whole genome shotgun sequence includes the following:
- the LOC110658466 gene encoding protein SPIRAL1-like 5, translating into MSRGGSFGGGQSSLGYLFGSDEQPNAPPPSLIVNLPPYGVDTISAEKPRQNPSFEKQKEVSNNYHRAQGQNSGNFITDRPSTKVKSVPGGDSSLGYLFGDK; encoded by the exons ATGAGTAGAGGTGGAAGCTTCGGCGGAGGGCAGAGTTCCTTAGGGTACCTTTTTGGGTCTGATGAGCAACCAAATGCACCCCCGCCGTCCCTGATTGTCAACCTACCCCCATACGGTGTTGATACTATCTCGGCGGAGAAGCCTCGACAAAATCCTTCTTTTGAGAAGCAAAAGGAGGTCTCAAACAACTATCACCGAGCTCAAGGACAGAATTCTGGCAACTTCATTACT GATCGTCCGTCTACAAAAGTCAAGTCGGTGCCTGGAGGAGATTCATCTCTTGGATACCTCTTTGGAGATAAGTAA